The following are from one region of the Actinoplanes sp. L3-i22 genome:
- a CDS encoding GAF and ANTAR domain-containing protein has protein sequence MTDDATVTGPGPDHLSTAILEIITAGAGGDDHLEPVRALLRSSRRLLHASGAGVSLADPEDRLRVVAVTSPEVGRLEAAELAAGRGPCVESHRRAVAVVYPDAEITDPRWPGLGPAILATGARSVHAIPMLGGRRRPLGVLNLFHAEPGPLDEQTIASASALAEAAAYTARQLDALRRGRLRIQHLETALASRVTIEQAKGMLAVYWRTSPDAAFTRLRQVARDTNQSLHELAARVVSGTFPAPADDGIPETGQNP, from the coding sequence ATGACGGATGACGCGACCGTGACCGGGCCCGGCCCCGATCACCTCAGCACCGCGATCCTGGAGATCATTACCGCGGGCGCCGGGGGCGACGACCACCTGGAACCGGTCCGTGCCCTGCTGCGATCCAGCCGGCGGCTCCTGCACGCCAGCGGCGCCGGGGTGTCACTGGCCGATCCCGAGGATCGACTCCGGGTGGTCGCGGTGACCTCCCCGGAGGTGGGACGCCTCGAAGCGGCGGAACTGGCGGCCGGCCGCGGACCGTGTGTGGAGTCGCACCGCCGGGCTGTTGCCGTGGTGTACCCCGACGCCGAGATCACCGACCCCCGCTGGCCGGGCCTGGGACCGGCGATCCTGGCCACCGGCGCCCGGTCGGTGCATGCCATCCCGATGCTGGGTGGCCGGCGTCGGCCACTCGGGGTGCTCAACCTCTTCCACGCCGAGCCCGGGCCGCTCGACGAGCAGACCATCGCCTCGGCCAGCGCGCTGGCCGAGGCCGCCGCGTACACCGCACGCCAGCTCGACGCGCTGCGCCGCGGTCGTCTGCGAATCCAGCACCTGGAAACCGCGCTGGCCAGCCGGGTGACCATCGAGCAGGCCAAAGGCATGCTAGCCGTGTACTGGCGGACCAGCCCGGATGCCGCGTTCACCCGGCTCCGTCAGGTGGCCCGCGACACCAACCAGAGCCTTCACGAACTCGCCGCGCGAGTCGTCTCCGGAACCTTCCCGGCGCCCGCGGACGACGGCATCCCGGAAACCGGGCAGAATCCATGA
- a CDS encoding GAF and ANTAR domain-containing protein has translation MPDKLQTAVSDQRTEPAMNPHQSTPPGDRNGSISQAFVELAAIGGEGGHQLDVAHTLARWSLRLLDVSGAGVMLPDQRGMLTSMAVSSEAVRLLEQQELAADRGPCVESHRQARELVFADVDVTDERWPELGVLARANGIRAIHAIPLFAGDATVGVLNLFRPSTGGLGGPDSRLARSMAATAGETVHRLQTHAQAPVRIDELTAALAEATVVERAKGMLAVRWRLDLDTVSAVLRHTARARRLRVGQLAEAVLTGTATVDFPLLVDPLDADDD, from the coding sequence ATGCCCGACAAGCTCCAGACCGCGGTGTCGGACCAGCGGACGGAGCCGGCCATGAACCCTCACCAGAGCACACCGCCGGGCGATCGGAACGGGTCGATCTCGCAGGCCTTCGTCGAGCTCGCGGCCATCGGCGGCGAGGGGGGCCACCAGCTGGACGTCGCACACACCCTGGCCCGATGGAGTCTGCGGCTGCTGGATGTCAGCGGTGCCGGCGTGATGCTGCCCGATCAGCGCGGCATGCTGACGTCGATGGCGGTGTCGTCGGAGGCCGTGCGCCTGCTCGAACAACAGGAGCTGGCCGCGGACCGCGGACCTTGCGTGGAATCGCATCGTCAGGCTCGCGAACTCGTGTTCGCCGATGTCGACGTCACCGACGAGCGATGGCCGGAGCTCGGCGTGCTGGCAAGGGCCAACGGCATCCGCGCGATCCACGCGATCCCGCTGTTCGCCGGGGACGCGACGGTCGGGGTACTGAACCTGTTCCGGCCGAGCACGGGCGGATTGGGCGGGCCGGACTCACGACTGGCCCGGTCGATGGCGGCCACGGCCGGCGAAACCGTGCACCGGCTCCAGACGCACGCCCAGGCCCCGGTCAGGATCGACGAGTTGACCGCGGCGCTGGCCGAGGCGACCGTTGTCGAGCGGGCCAAGGGCATGCTCGCGGTCCGGTGGCGACTCGATCTGGACACCGTGTCGGCGGTGCTGCGGCATACCGCTCGTGCCCGGCGGCTGCGGGTGGGGCAACTCGCCGAAGCGGTGCTCACGGGAACCGCAACGGTCGACTTTCCGCTGCTGGTGGATCCGTTGGATGCCGACGATGACTGA
- a CDS encoding ATP-binding protein, which yields MDPSRSPATPDDQMRQAEDDTGAQPDAGLLTVDFRAVDLGRLRSAVRDRSRGWGLAGPRLARFVLAVHEGCANAVQHGGGRGRLVLWRRADRLCCRITDEGPGIPAKWHLDGHRRRDGVMPPRGLWLINYVCDQVRLSSDRTGTTLLLDLRIPAPYDD from the coding sequence ATGGATCCGTCACGGTCTCCGGCAACACCGGATGATCAGATGCGACAAGCCGAGGACGACACCGGTGCGCAGCCGGACGCCGGCTTGCTGACTGTCGACTTCCGCGCGGTTGACCTGGGTCGTCTGCGGTCCGCGGTGCGTGACCGCAGCCGCGGTTGGGGACTGGCCGGTCCGCGGCTGGCGCGGTTCGTGCTCGCGGTGCACGAGGGGTGCGCGAACGCCGTGCAGCACGGCGGCGGACGGGGCCGGCTGGTCCTGTGGCGGCGAGCGGATCGCCTGTGCTGCAGGATCACCGACGAGGGGCCCGGCATCCCCGCGAAATGGCACCTCGATGGTCATCGACGACGCGACGGGGTGATGCCGCCACGCGGGCTGTGGCTGATCAACTACGTGTGCGATCAGGTAAGGCTCAGCAGCGACCGCACCGGCACCACCTTGCTGCTGGACCTTCGGATCCCGGCGCCGTACGACGATTAG
- a CDS encoding hemolysin III family protein, whose amino-acid sequence MSRSDPEAPVARRDSRPSAVVDDSWRDPPDPKPVMRGWSHLVCFEASLILGTLVVVAADGVLATVGAAVYAVSVAAMFGTSALFHLGRWRPRARRVLRRADHATISLLIAGTATPIYLLAVPRTYGIVCLSVLWLLTLGAVGMHLAWPRTHDRFRVVMYLAMGWTACLALPSLWVRGGVAAAVLVAAGGVLYTVGALAYHRHRPDPSPGVFGYHEVFHAYVCVAAACQYVAIAIFVL is encoded by the coding sequence ATGTCCCGATCAGATCCCGAAGCCCCGGTGGCCCGCCGGGACAGTCGGCCGTCCGCGGTCGTCGATGATTCGTGGCGGGACCCGCCCGATCCCAAACCGGTCATGCGCGGCTGGTCGCACCTGGTCTGCTTCGAGGCCTCGCTGATCCTCGGGACGCTGGTCGTGGTGGCCGCCGACGGGGTGCTGGCCACCGTCGGGGCGGCCGTCTACGCGGTCAGCGTCGCCGCGATGTTCGGCACCAGCGCGCTGTTTCACCTCGGGCGGTGGCGGCCCCGGGCCCGGCGGGTGCTGCGGCGCGCCGATCACGCGACGATCTCACTGCTGATCGCGGGGACCGCTACCCCGATCTATCTGCTGGCGGTGCCGCGTACGTACGGAATAGTTTGTCTTTCGGTGTTGTGGTTGTTGACCCTCGGCGCGGTCGGCATGCACCTCGCGTGGCCGCGGACCCATGATCGGTTCCGGGTCGTGATGTACCTGGCCATGGGCTGGACCGCGTGCCTCGCGCTGCCCTCGCTGTGGGTGCGCGGCGGGGTGGCCGCCGCCGTGCTGGTCGCGGCCGGGGGAGTGCTGTACACCGTGGGTGCGCTGGCCTATCACCGGCACCGCCCGGACCCGAGCCCGGGCGTGTTCGGCTATCACGAGGTGTTCCACGCCTACGTCTGCGTCGCCGCCGCCTGCCAGTACGTCGCCATCGCGATCTTCGTCCTCTGA
- a CDS encoding peptidoglycan-binding protein, which yields MANGLQPWPQVRKGAKEHPVPTLQYLLRARGHTVAVDGIFGPNTDAAVRSFQREKSLTVDGIVGPQTWGKLIIEVQRGAEGDAVRGVQEEFQYRDLSGEPAQGLAIDGIFGPQTEAAVRGFQQAVRADEPSMAVDGIVGPMTWQALVSGMYSF from the coding sequence ATGGCCAACGGACTGCAACCCTGGCCGCAAGTCAGGAAAGGCGCCAAGGAACACCCGGTACCGACCCTGCAGTACCTGCTGCGGGCCCGCGGGCACACGGTCGCGGTCGACGGCATCTTCGGCCCGAACACCGACGCCGCGGTGCGCAGCTTCCAGCGGGAGAAAAGTCTGACGGTCGACGGCATCGTCGGCCCGCAGACCTGGGGCAAACTGATCATCGAGGTCCAGCGGGGCGCCGAGGGCGACGCCGTCCGCGGCGTGCAGGAGGAATTCCAGTACCGCGACCTCTCCGGCGAGCCGGCTCAGGGGCTGGCCATCGACGGCATCTTCGGCCCGCAGACCGAGGCCGCCGTGCGCGGCTTCCAGCAGGCGGTCCGCGCCGACGAGCCGTCCATGGCGGTCGACGGCATCGTCGGCCCGATGACCTGGCAGGCGCTGGTCAGCGGGATGTACTCGTTCTGA
- a CDS encoding GAF and ANTAR domain-containing protein, giving the protein MRGDQQLVETFAELTRSWYLADPGVIAQQMTAAAAELVPGGEEAALCLLTRHGQIVPAAATSDPVAAADRLWHATDAGPCPVAIRDGGVHQVPDLLEDDRWPDVSRRAEQVSGLRCVLTLPIAAGTQMLGALTLAARSPRAFGPSSVTLGGALALHGALALSGAATRARNTELTEALRSNRLIGMALGIVMNQRRVTAQQAFEVLRRSSRHRHRKIHDLAAEIVETGEVPDGRA; this is encoded by the coding sequence ATGCGTGGTGACCAGCAGCTCGTGGAGACGTTCGCGGAGTTGACCCGCTCGTGGTACCTGGCCGATCCCGGCGTCATCGCCCAGCAGATGACCGCGGCCGCCGCCGAGCTGGTGCCCGGCGGCGAGGAAGCGGCGCTGTGCCTGCTCACCAGGCACGGCCAGATCGTGCCGGCCGCCGCGACCAGTGACCCGGTGGCGGCGGCCGACCGCCTCTGGCACGCCACGGACGCGGGCCCGTGCCCGGTCGCGATCCGCGACGGCGGTGTCCATCAGGTCCCGGACCTGCTGGAGGACGACCGGTGGCCGGACGTCAGCCGGCGCGCCGAGCAGGTGTCCGGGCTCAGATGCGTCCTGACGCTGCCCATCGCCGCGGGCACACAGATGCTGGGCGCGCTGACCCTGGCCGCCCGGTCGCCCCGCGCGTTCGGGCCGTCGTCGGTCACCCTCGGCGGCGCTCTCGCCCTGCACGGCGCTCTGGCGCTGTCCGGCGCGGCCACCCGGGCCCGCAATACGGAACTGACCGAGGCGCTGCGGTCCAACCGGCTGATCGGGATGGCGCTGGGCATCGTCATGAACCAGCGCCGGGTGACCGCCCAGCAGGCCTTCGAGGTCCTGCGACGATCCTCGCGACACCGGCACCGGAAGATCCACGACCTGGCCGCCGAGATCGTCGAGACCGGCGAGGTGCCCGACGGACGTGCCTGA
- a CDS encoding triacylglycerol lipase → MSGTDAGRAITGAGLSALGYHILLAAPRGDGHPVLVLPGLGAGDWSTIVLRRTLHHLGYAVHGWDLGRNRGPTADVIEQVPQRVASLADRFERRVSLVGWSLGGIYAYAAARTHPGLVRQVITLGSPVRMTHPAQTRAMAYYRWNAHRHVPERLLPPSEWDQPPLKMPATSILSRCDGIVAYRASMLPPGANRANIAVMSSHFGLGQHPAVLWAVADRLAQPEDDWRPFRPPLMLRMLFPTLPELAGEAVRTR, encoded by the coding sequence TTGTCCGGCACGGACGCCGGGCGGGCGATCACCGGAGCCGGGCTGAGCGCGCTCGGCTACCACATCCTCTTGGCGGCCCCCCGGGGCGACGGCCATCCGGTCCTGGTCCTGCCGGGTCTGGGCGCCGGCGACTGGTCCACCATCGTTCTGCGCCGCACCTTGCACCACCTGGGCTACGCCGTGCACGGCTGGGACCTGGGCCGCAACCGTGGCCCCACCGCGGACGTCATCGAACAGGTTCCGCAGCGGGTCGCCTCGCTCGCCGACCGCTTCGAGCGCCGGGTCAGTCTCGTCGGCTGGAGCCTCGGCGGGATCTACGCCTACGCCGCGGCGCGGACTCATCCCGGCCTGGTCCGTCAGGTGATCACCCTCGGCAGTCCGGTCCGGATGACGCATCCGGCCCAGACCCGGGCCATGGCCTACTACCGGTGGAACGCCCACCGGCACGTGCCCGAGCGCCTGCTGCCGCCCTCGGAGTGGGATCAGCCGCCGCTGAAGATGCCGGCGACGTCGATCCTGTCCCGCTGCGACGGGATCGTCGCCTACCGGGCGTCGATGCTTCCGCCGGGCGCGAACCGGGCGAACATCGCGGTCATGAGCAGCCATTTCGGGCTCGGGCAGCATCCCGCGGTGTTGTGGGCGGTCGCCGACCGGCTGGCCCAGCCGGAGGACGACTGGCGTCCCTTCCGGCCACCGCTGATGTTGCGCATGCTCTTCCCGACGCTGCCGGAACTGGCCGGCGAAGCCGTCCGCACGCGATAG
- a CDS encoding HPF/RaiA family ribosome-associated protein → MSGLQPITTADVAAVTHGRVPADLVDYTRHKVLQACRHSRQPILHVRLKLTYFEDAGEPRPARAQANLDVNGRLVRGQVTASSLREAADLLEDRLRQQLSRSARHWEARRGGRPRPGEWRHASDERHPLAYFPRPEAERQVVRHKSYEPARTTPDEAVFDMDLLDYDVHLFTDDGTGQDAVVYRGGPTAYRLARLRPVDRPEPVTAVPLSVSDRPAMRLTLAEAVARLNLTGQPFLFFADAADGRGRLLYHRYDGHYGLVTPAT, encoded by the coding sequence ATGAGCGGACTGCAACCGATCACGACGGCTGACGTCGCGGCCGTGACCCACGGACGTGTTCCCGCCGATCTGGTCGACTACACCCGGCACAAAGTTCTCCAGGCCTGCCGCCACAGCCGGCAACCGATCCTGCACGTACGCCTGAAGCTCACCTACTTCGAGGACGCGGGGGAGCCCCGGCCGGCCCGGGCCCAGGCGAACCTGGACGTCAACGGCCGGCTGGTGCGCGGCCAGGTCACCGCCTCGTCCCTGCGGGAGGCGGCCGATCTGCTCGAGGACCGGCTGCGGCAGCAGTTGTCACGCAGCGCACGGCACTGGGAGGCACGGCGAGGCGGCCGGCCGCGGCCCGGCGAGTGGCGGCACGCCTCGGACGAGCGGCATCCGCTGGCCTACTTCCCTCGTCCGGAGGCGGAACGCCAGGTGGTACGGCACAAGTCGTACGAGCCGGCGAGGACGACCCCCGACGAGGCGGTGTTCGACATGGACCTGCTCGACTACGACGTGCATCTGTTCACCGACGACGGCACCGGCCAGGACGCCGTGGTCTACCGGGGCGGCCCCACCGCCTACCGCCTGGCCCGGCTGCGTCCGGTCGACCGGCCGGAGCCGGTGACGGCCGTGCCGCTGTCGGTCAGCGATCGTCCGGCGATGCGCCTCACCCTCGCCGAGGCGGTCGCCCGTCTCAACCTGACCGGGCAGCCGTTCCTGTTCTTCGCCGACGCCGCCGACGGGCGTGGCCGGCTGCTCTACCACCGCTACGACGGGCACTACGGACTGGTCACGCCGGCAACCTGA
- a CDS encoding universal stress protein, which yields MTGQTSQLNDVRADDVVVGVDGSSSSTAALRWAAHQARITGGRLLAVMAWEVPVFYGWAPAYPYEDLPATAGKVLGETVREALGVGAPDVPVLESVVAGHPAQVLIEASGRAALLVVGSHGHGTFTGGLLGSVSQRCVHHAHCPVVVVRDKD from the coding sequence ATGACAGGACAAACTTCGCAGCTGAACGACGTCCGCGCCGACGACGTGGTCGTCGGGGTCGACGGCTCGTCGTCGTCGACAGCCGCGCTGCGCTGGGCGGCGCATCAGGCCCGGATCACCGGCGGCCGGCTGCTGGCGGTGATGGCTTGGGAGGTTCCGGTCTTCTACGGCTGGGCGCCCGCCTACCCGTACGAGGATCTGCCCGCGACCGCCGGCAAAGTGCTCGGCGAGACGGTGCGCGAAGCGCTCGGCGTCGGCGCGCCGGACGTGCCGGTCCTGGAGAGTGTCGTGGCCGGCCACCCGGCGCAGGTCCTGATCGAGGCATCCGGGCGTGCCGCGCTGCTGGTGGTGGGCTCGCACGGGCACGGGACGTTCACCGGGGGCCTGCTCGGTTCGGTCAGCCAGCGGTGTGTACACCACGCCCACTGCCCCGTCGTCGTCGTCCGTGACAAGGATTGA
- a CDS encoding MFS transporter, translated as MTITAHLSRSALAEVVSLRPFRRLWLVFGLSSLGDWLGLLATSSFASTQLSSPKAQGAAFGGVIVVQLLPWLVLGPLTGVLADRFDRRHIMVSVDVARFALFASIPAMASLTGDHAVAVGWAAIASFTAQVGAMLWAPAKEAAVPNLLPVRRLETANQLTIITTYGVTPVLAALVFAGAFRLPVIGGDGAAAAALYFNALTFLACAGVVGFGVREISGRGRPSGRGEGAREAITAGVGYVSRTPLLRGLVVGLLGSFAGAGIVIGAARFYARSLGGGDATFGLLFGALFVGFGLGVLAGPRLVGRLSRRRLFGLSVQLAGLGVVLLAVTPWLTVALPEVMLTGAGAGMAFLYGITLIGAEVPDAVRGRVFSVIQSAARVVLLLAVASAGALAGLTGSWRMVLGPVEGPVDGSRVLYLLAGGCGIAVGVAALRRMDDRPGISPARDVWRAMTRRTGHP; from the coding sequence GTGACGATCACCGCGCACCTGTCGCGGTCGGCGCTCGCTGAGGTGGTGAGCCTTCGGCCGTTCCGCCGGCTGTGGCTGGTGTTCGGGCTGTCGTCGCTCGGCGACTGGCTGGGTCTGCTCGCGACGTCGTCGTTCGCGTCGACGCAGCTCAGCTCGCCGAAGGCGCAGGGCGCGGCCTTCGGCGGGGTGATCGTCGTGCAGCTGCTGCCCTGGCTGGTCCTCGGCCCGCTCACCGGTGTGCTGGCCGACCGTTTCGATCGCCGGCACATCATGGTGTCGGTGGACGTGGCGCGGTTCGCGCTGTTCGCCTCGATCCCGGCCATGGCGTCGCTGACCGGTGATCACGCGGTGGCGGTGGGGTGGGCCGCGATCGCCTCGTTCACCGCCCAGGTCGGCGCGATGCTGTGGGCGCCGGCCAAAGAGGCCGCGGTTCCCAATCTGCTGCCGGTGCGCCGGCTGGAGACGGCCAACCAGTTGACCATCATCACCACCTACGGCGTCACGCCGGTGCTCGCCGCGCTGGTCTTCGCCGGCGCCTTCCGGCTGCCGGTCATCGGCGGTGACGGCGCCGCCGCGGCCGCCCTCTACTTCAACGCTCTGACGTTCCTGGCCTGCGCGGGCGTCGTCGGGTTCGGGGTTCGCGAGATCTCCGGCCGCGGCCGGCCGTCGGGCCGCGGCGAAGGGGCGCGGGAGGCGATCACGGCAGGCGTCGGGTACGTGAGCCGTACTCCGCTGCTGCGTGGTCTGGTCGTGGGCCTGCTCGGGTCGTTCGCCGGGGCCGGGATCGTGATCGGCGCGGCCCGGTTCTACGCCCGTTCGCTCGGCGGCGGCGACGCCACCTTCGGGTTGCTGTTCGGCGCCCTGTTCGTCGGGTTCGGACTCGGCGTGCTGGCCGGGCCACGGCTGGTGGGGCGTCTCTCGCGGCGCCGGCTGTTCGGTCTGTCGGTGCAGCTGGCCGGACTGGGCGTGGTCCTGCTGGCGGTCACCCCCTGGCTCACCGTGGCGCTGCCGGAGGTGATGCTCACCGGCGCCGGTGCCGGGATGGCCTTCCTGTACGGCATCACCCTGATCGGCGCCGAGGTGCCCGACGCGGTCCGCGGCCGGGTGTTCAGCGTGATCCAGTCCGCGGCCCGGGTGGTGCTGCTGCTGGCGGTCGCGTCCGCCGGCGCTCTTGCCGGGCTGACCGGCTCCTGGCGGATGGTCCTCGGGCCGGTCGAGGGGCCGGTCGACGGGAGCCGGGTGCTGTACCTGCTCGCCGGCGGCTGCGGCATCGCGGTCGGCGTGGCCGCGCTGCGCCGGATGGACGATCGGCCGGGCATCTCGCCGGCCCGCGATGTGTGGCGGGCGATGACCCGCCGGACGGGCCATCCGTGA
- a CDS encoding NADH:flavin oxidoreductase — protein sequence MTLESTTGGASAAVDAAPLFTPYAMGDLELVNRFVMAPMTRQFSPGGVPGADVAAYYARRAPHVGLIVTEGTYVDHPSAGSSDRVPRFYGDDALAGWRGVTQAVHAAGGKIVPQLWHLGATRAAGAPPHPDAPVLSPSGRRADGSVVGEPATTAELDAVVASFARAARDAQLAGFDGVELHGAHGYLLDQFLWSGTNGRGDRHGGSAANRARLGAEVVAAVRASVGPDFPVLFRFSQWKGGAFDARIAETPGELEQILTPLVEAGVTGLHVSTRRYWLPGFEESALTLAGWTKKVTGLPVVAIGSVGVAQAFRGEHEEPASTLSIAPLLELFERGEFDLVALGRALLSEPAWPTKVREGRLAEIRPYDKDDESRLI from the coding sequence GTGACTCTCGAATCGACCACGGGCGGCGCTTCGGCGGCCGTCGATGCGGCGCCGTTGTTCACCCCGTACGCAATGGGTGATCTTGAATTGGTCAATCGGTTTGTGATGGCGCCGATGACCCGGCAGTTCTCGCCCGGTGGGGTTCCCGGCGCGGACGTCGCGGCCTACTACGCGCGGCGGGCCCCGCACGTCGGGCTGATCGTCACCGAGGGCACCTACGTCGACCATCCGTCGGCCGGGTCCAGTGATCGGGTGCCGCGGTTCTACGGTGACGACGCGCTGGCCGGCTGGCGCGGCGTCACCCAGGCCGTCCACGCGGCCGGCGGGAAGATCGTGCCGCAGCTGTGGCATCTGGGCGCGACCCGGGCCGCGGGTGCGCCGCCGCATCCGGACGCGCCGGTGCTGAGTCCGTCCGGGCGGCGCGCCGACGGCAGCGTCGTCGGTGAGCCGGCGACGACCGCCGAGCTGGACGCGGTGGTGGCCTCGTTCGCGCGGGCGGCCCGGGACGCGCAGCTGGCCGGGTTCGACGGGGTGGAGCTGCACGGGGCGCACGGCTACCTGCTGGACCAGTTCCTCTGGTCGGGGACGAACGGGCGCGGTGACCGGCACGGCGGGAGCGCGGCGAACCGGGCCCGGCTGGGTGCCGAGGTGGTGGCCGCGGTCCGGGCGAGTGTCGGGCCCGATTTCCCGGTGCTGTTCCGGTTCTCCCAGTGGAAGGGCGGCGCGTTCGACGCGCGGATCGCCGAGACGCCCGGGGAGCTGGAGCAGATCCTGACCCCGCTGGTCGAGGCGGGCGTCACCGGGCTGCACGTCTCGACGCGGCGGTACTGGCTGCCGGGCTTCGAGGAGTCGGCGCTGACCCTGGCGGGCTGGACCAAGAAGGTCACCGGGCTGCCGGTCGTCGCGATCGGGTCGGTGGGCGTGGCGCAGGCCTTCCGCGGGGAGCACGAGGAGCCGGCCTCGACGCTGAGCATCGCGCCGCTGCTGGAGCTGTTCGAGCGGGGTGAGTTCGATCTGGTCGCGCTCGGGCGGGCGCTGCTGTCCGAGCCGGCCTGGCCGACCAAGGTGCGCGAGGGGCGGCTGGCCGAGATCCGCCCGTACGACAAGGATGACGAGAGCCGGCTCATCTGA
- a CDS encoding alpha/beta hydrolase — MSDITLRLLADTNASSFAQASDAWDRVAAGLDSSLGKFITASQYLSAVWPTGDATQEKVDALRAELSSTHDPCQKISRALRTHGDTILSLQSMLGDIQRECAAENLVIDLATGTVSARSIPDSAQAARIPALVQDYTRQLGELLTRAKGLDLETVQALGQIPPTPGSGRTGPRITANDFAALTGKTPAQVHDWWESLTRDQQDQAIRDFPREVGWMDGVPAGDRDRANRIGLAQEKQFLQDRLEIDDGSIDQNEVLDQLYRVEAIERGLEMMGPRGMLLGFDTTSYAGDGKVIMAMGNPDTARHTGVWVPGLSTTLEASMDENIGRIMAMNSRADALTPWRAGDVSTVYWLGYDAPDLNNTSVAFNDRSLAGRDPYLSYMQSLRVTHESDVGHLVAIGHSYGTTVIGEAAKSGQLPVDDIVTAGSPGMHVNSASDLMADPRHVWAGASTGDPVARASAAEPWDTLGAAVVNPIAPLAVPFVEVAADDLHGVAPTDPGFGGNNWTADTNGHTHYWDPDSESLNNQSRVLAGAYDQTTLNSGERPENWR; from the coding sequence ATGAGCGACATCACCCTGCGGCTTCTGGCTGACACGAACGCGAGCAGCTTCGCGCAGGCCTCCGATGCATGGGACCGGGTGGCCGCGGGCCTCGACTCCAGCCTGGGCAAGTTCATCACCGCGTCGCAATACCTTTCGGCGGTCTGGCCGACCGGCGACGCCACCCAGGAGAAGGTTGACGCGCTCCGGGCGGAGCTGAGCAGCACCCACGACCCATGCCAGAAGATCAGCCGGGCGTTGCGCACGCACGGCGACACGATCCTGAGCCTGCAGTCCATGCTCGGCGACATTCAGCGCGAGTGCGCGGCGGAAAACCTGGTGATCGACCTGGCCACCGGGACCGTCTCCGCGCGCAGCATCCCGGACAGCGCGCAGGCCGCGCGTATCCCCGCGCTGGTGCAGGACTACACCCGGCAGTTGGGTGAGCTGCTGACCAGGGCGAAAGGCTTGGACCTTGAGACCGTGCAGGCGCTCGGCCAGATTCCACCGACGCCGGGCTCGGGCAGGACCGGACCGAGGATCACCGCGAACGACTTCGCCGCGCTCACGGGCAAGACTCCGGCGCAGGTGCACGACTGGTGGGAAAGCCTTACCCGAGATCAGCAGGATCAGGCCATCCGCGACTTCCCGCGGGAGGTCGGCTGGATGGACGGCGTGCCCGCCGGCGACCGGGACAGGGCCAACCGGATCGGACTGGCGCAGGAGAAGCAGTTCCTGCAGGACCGGCTCGAGATCGACGACGGGTCGATCGACCAGAACGAGGTTCTCGATCAGCTGTATCGCGTGGAGGCGATCGAGCGGGGCCTGGAGATGATGGGCCCGCGCGGAATGCTTCTCGGATTCGACACCACCTCGTATGCCGGAGACGGCAAGGTGATCATGGCAATGGGCAACCCGGACACGGCCCGGCACACCGGCGTCTGGGTTCCCGGCCTGAGCACGACACTCGAAGCCAGCATGGACGAGAACATCGGCCGGATCATGGCGATGAACAGCAGGGCCGACGCTTTGACTCCGTGGCGAGCAGGCGATGTCTCCACCGTCTACTGGCTCGGCTACGACGCGCCGGACCTGAACAACACGTCCGTCGCCTTCAACGACCGCTCGCTGGCCGGCCGGGATCCGTACCTGAGCTATATGCAGAGCTTGCGCGTCACTCACGAAAGCGACGTCGGGCATCTGGTCGCCATCGGCCACTCGTACGGGACGACCGTCATCGGCGAGGCCGCGAAGAGCGGCCAGCTCCCGGTCGACGACATCGTGACGGCCGGGAGCCCGGGCATGCACGTGAACTCGGCAAGCGACCTGATGGCCGATCCGCGGCATGTGTGGGCCGGCGCTTCCACCGGCGACCCGGTTGCCAGGGCGTCGGCGGCCGAGCCGTGGGACACCCTTGGTGCCGCGGTGGTGAACCCGATCGCACCCCTCGCCGTGCCGTTCGTCGAGGTCGCCGCCGACGATCTGCATGGCGTGGCGCCGACCGACCCCGGCTTCGGCGGCAACAACTGGACGGCCGACACCAATGGTCACACCCACTATTGGGATCCCGACAGCGAGAGCCTGAACAATCAGTCCCGGGTTCTGGCCGGTGCCTACGACCAGACCACGCTCAACAGCGGAGAAAGACCGGAGAACTGGCGATGA